In Streptomyces seoulensis, the following are encoded in one genomic region:
- a CDS encoding SigE family RNA polymerase sigma factor, whose amino-acid sequence MAEVLELAPALFEPGVSPAARGAAALRPPRAALRPRVPGGMPVIAPMPAARPARIPGQRDGADDTAGDAAAGTTVDHLTETYRAHYRSLLGLAALLLDDTASCEDVVQEAFIRVHSARKRVRDKEKTLAYLRQTVVNLSRSALRRRILGLKLLSKPMPDMASAEEGAYDQLERDSLIKAMKGLQRRQREVLVLRYFADMTEAQVAETLGISLGSVKAYGSRGIAALRVSMGAKT is encoded by the coding sequence GTGGCAGAGGTACTCGAACTCGCACCGGCTCTCTTCGAGCCGGGCGTATCCCCAGCAGCCCGTGGCGCGGCGGCGCTCCGGCCGCCCCGTGCGGCACTTCGTCCGCGTGTGCCCGGCGGCATGCCGGTGATCGCGCCGATGCCCGCAGCGCGCCCCGCCCGCATACCCGGCCAGCGCGACGGCGCCGACGACACCGCGGGTGACGCGGCCGCCGGCACCACCGTCGACCATCTCACCGAGACCTACCGGGCGCACTACCGCTCCCTGCTCGGTCTCGCGGCCCTGCTCCTGGACGACACCGCCTCTTGCGAGGATGTCGTACAGGAGGCGTTCATCCGCGTTCACTCGGCGCGCAAACGCGTCCGGGACAAGGAGAAGACCCTGGCGTACCTGCGCCAGACGGTCGTCAACCTCTCCCGGTCCGCGCTGCGCCGCCGCATCCTCGGCCTGAAGCTGCTCTCCAAGCCGATGCCGGACATGGCGAGCGCGGAGGAGGGGGCGTACGACCAGCTCGAACGGGACTCGCTCATCAAGGCCATGAAGGGTCTTCAGCGCCGCCAGCGCGAGGTGCTGGTGCTGCGTTACTTCGCGGACATGACGGAGGCCCAGGTCGCCGAGACGCTCGGCATCTCGCTGGGATCGGTGAAGGCGTACGGCTCACGGGGCATCGCCGCGCTGCGGGTGTCCATGGGGGCCAAGACATGA
- a CDS encoding aspartate-semialdehyde dehydrogenase — MARTGRPTLAVVGATGAVGAVMLQILSQRADIWGEIRLLASPRSAGRKLAVRGEEVEVAALTEDAFDGVDVAMFDVPDEVAARWAPVAVARGAVVVDNSGAFRMDPEVPLVVPEVNPHTARMRPRGIVANPNCTTLSMIVALGALHAEYGLRELVVSSYQAVSGAGRAGIETLRAQLSLVAGTDLGTAPGDVRRAVGELTGPFPEPVALNVVPWAGSLREDGWSSEEMKVRDETRKILGLAALPVAVTCVRVPVLTTHSLTVHARFQDEVTVDGAREILATAPGVVLCDDPAAGEYPTPADVVGTDPTWVGRVRRALDDPTALELFVCGDNLRKGAALNTAQIAELVAAEMM, encoded by the coding sequence ATGGCACGTACCGGTCGCCCGACACTGGCGGTCGTGGGGGCGACCGGAGCCGTAGGAGCGGTGATGCTCCAGATCCTGTCCCAACGGGCGGACATCTGGGGCGAGATCAGGCTGCTCGCCTCCCCGCGCTCGGCCGGCCGCAAGCTGGCCGTGCGCGGGGAGGAGGTCGAGGTCGCCGCCCTCACCGAGGACGCCTTCGACGGCGTAGACGTCGCGATGTTCGACGTGCCCGACGAGGTGGCCGCCCGGTGGGCTCCCGTCGCCGTCGCGCGCGGCGCGGTCGTGGTCGACAACTCCGGCGCCTTCCGGATGGACCCCGAGGTGCCGCTGGTGGTCCCGGAGGTCAACCCGCACACGGCCAGGATGCGGCCGCGCGGGATCGTCGCCAACCCCAACTGCACGACCCTGTCGATGATCGTCGCCCTCGGCGCGCTGCACGCCGAGTACGGGCTGCGCGAGCTGGTGGTCTCCTCGTACCAGGCGGTCAGCGGGGCCGGGCGGGCCGGGATCGAGACGCTGCGCGCCCAGCTTTCCCTGGTCGCGGGCACCGACCTGGGCACCGCGCCCGGTGACGTACGGCGTGCGGTGGGCGAGCTGACCGGGCCGTTCCCGGAGCCCGTCGCGCTCAACGTGGTGCCCTGGGCCGGGTCGCTGCGCGAGGACGGCTGGTCCTCGGAGGAGATGAAGGTCCGCGACGAGACCCGCAAGATCCTCGGCCTGGCCGCCCTGCCGGTCGCCGTCACCTGCGTACGGGTCCCGGTCCTCACCACCCACTCCCTCACCGTCCACGCCCGCTTCCAGGACGAGGTCACCGTGGACGGCGCCCGCGAGATCCTCGCCACCGCCCCCGGCGTGGTCCTGTGCGACGACCCGGCCGCCGGGGAGTACCCGACGCCGGCCGATGTAGTGGGCACCGATCCCACCTGGGTGGGCCGGGTACGCCGGGCGCTGGACGACCCGACCGCGCTCGAACTCTTCGTCTGCGGCGACAACCTGCGCAAGGGCGCCGCCCTCAACACCGCCCAGATCGCCGAGCTGGTGGCCGCTGAAATGATGTGA
- a CDS encoding SURF1 family protein, translating into MYRFLLTPRWWGINVFVLLAIPFCVFMGSWQLSRFEGRVQDHRTATEQAADSRHEKAVPLARMLPVDKATSGRRVEVSGEYGRQLLSPGRELDGKTGFYVVTLLRTPNGESLPVVRGWLPGTADPAKAPAPPAGKVTVTGALQAPESPGSNGVPATGGLPSGQTNAITPASLVNLVPDKLYAAWVTLDRGDAGMKAVPAIAPVGTGLDLKAFQNLGYTGEWFVFAGFVVFMWFRLLRREAEAARDAELGLVTDGADTPEGAGTPTAV; encoded by the coding sequence GTGTACCGGTTTCTGCTGACTCCCCGCTGGTGGGGCATCAACGTCTTCGTGCTGCTCGCCATCCCGTTCTGTGTGTTCATGGGGTCGTGGCAGCTCAGCCGGTTCGAGGGGCGGGTGCAGGACCACCGGACCGCCACCGAACAGGCGGCGGACTCGCGCCACGAGAAGGCGGTGCCGCTCGCGCGGATGCTGCCCGTGGACAAGGCGACGTCGGGACGGCGGGTCGAGGTCAGCGGCGAGTACGGCAGGCAGCTGCTCTCGCCCGGCCGGGAGCTGGACGGGAAGACCGGCTTCTACGTCGTGACCCTGCTGCGCACCCCGAACGGCGAGTCGCTGCCCGTGGTGCGGGGCTGGCTGCCCGGTACGGCCGACCCCGCGAAGGCGCCCGCGCCCCCGGCCGGGAAGGTCACCGTCACCGGCGCGCTGCAGGCCCCCGAGTCTCCCGGCAGCAACGGCGTCCCCGCGACCGGCGGACTGCCCAGCGGGCAGACCAACGCCATCACCCCGGCCTCCCTGGTCAACCTGGTGCCGGACAAGCTGTACGCGGCCTGGGTAACGCTGGACCGGGGCGACGCCGGGATGAAGGCCGTACCCGCCATCGCGCCCGTCGGGACCGGGCTCGACCTGAAGGCGTTCCAGAACCTCGGCTACACCGGTGAGTGGTTCGTCTTCGCCGGGTTCGTGGTCTTCATGTGGTTCCGCCTGCTGCGCCGCGAGGCCGAGGCCGCCCGCGACGCCGAGCTGGGCCTGGTGACGGACGGTGCCGACACCCCCGAGGGTGCCGGCACACCGACCGCCGTCTAG
- a CDS encoding S9 family peptidase: MDKADEAVEMPDWEKRFRAPRVSLPDWAEDAPDRSLFVSNATGTYELYAWDRASGAQRQATDRPNGTTDGLLSPDGAWIWWFDDKDGDEFGVWRRQPFGGGDDETAVPGLAPSYPAGLALGRDGRTAVVGRSTDEDGTTIHLARAGEAPVEIYRHRESAGVGDLSHDGTLIAIEHTEHGDAMHSALRVLRPDGTAVADLDDTRGGTEELGLEVLGFAPVDGDTRLLIGHQRRGRWEPLVWDVASGAETDLPLDLPGDVAAEWYPDGSALLIAHGFEARSELFRYDLATRELDRIPTPPGTVSGATARPDGSVEYLWSSAAEPPVVRSTSGDVVLDPPGLKSPPSVAVEDVWVDGPGGRIHALVQKPAGATGPLPTVFDLHGGPTWHDSDSFAAGPAAWVDQGYAVVRVNYRGSTGYGRAWTDALKHRVGLIELEDVAAVREWAVSSGLADPERLVLTGGSWGGYLTLLGIGTQPEAWAVGIAVVPVADYVTAYHDEMEALKAMDRTLLGGTPEEVPDRFAASSPLTYVDQVKAPVYISAGVNDPRCPIRQIDNYVDRLRDRGAPHEVYRYDAGHGSLVVDERIKQVRLEMDFAERHLGGSAE; encoded by the coding sequence ATGGACAAAGCTGACGAAGCTGTGGAGATGCCCGACTGGGAGAAGCGGTTCCGTGCGCCGAGGGTCTCGCTGCCGGACTGGGCCGAGGACGCGCCCGACCGCTCGCTGTTCGTGTCGAACGCGACCGGCACCTACGAGCTGTACGCGTGGGACCGCGCGAGCGGTGCGCAGCGGCAGGCGACGGACCGGCCGAACGGCACCACGGACGGCCTGCTCTCGCCGGACGGGGCGTGGATCTGGTGGTTCGACGACAAGGACGGGGACGAGTTCGGGGTCTGGCGCCGCCAGCCCTTCGGGGGCGGCGACGACGAGACGGCCGTACCGGGCCTCGCACCCTCCTACCCGGCCGGGCTCGCCCTCGGCCGGGACGGGCGGACGGCCGTGGTCGGCCGGTCGACCGACGAGGACGGTACGACGATCCACCTGGCCCGCGCCGGTGAGGCGCCGGTGGAGATCTACCGGCACCGGGAGTCCGCCGGTGTCGGCGACCTCTCGCACGACGGCACGCTGATCGCGATCGAGCACACCGAGCACGGCGACGCCATGCACAGCGCCCTGCGCGTGCTGCGCCCCGACGGCACGGCCGTCGCCGACCTGGACGACACCCGGGGCGGCACCGAGGAGCTGGGCCTGGAGGTGCTGGGCTTCGCCCCCGTCGACGGCGACACCCGGCTCCTCATCGGCCACCAGCGCCGGGGCCGCTGGGAGCCGCTGGTGTGGGACGTGGCGAGCGGCGCGGAGACCGACCTCCCGCTGGACCTGCCCGGCGACGTGGCCGCCGAGTGGTACCCGGACGGCTCCGCCCTGCTGATCGCGCACGGCTTCGAGGCCCGCAGCGAGCTGTTCCGCTACGACCTCGCCACCCGCGAGCTGGACCGTATCCCCACCCCGCCCGGCACCGTCTCCGGGGCGACCGCCCGGCCCGACGGCAGCGTGGAGTACCTGTGGTCCTCCGCCGCCGAGCCGCCGGTGGTCCGCTCCACCAGCGGGGACGTCGTCCTCGACCCGCCCGGCCTGAAGAGCCCGCCCTCGGTCGCGGTGGAGGACGTGTGGGTGGACGGCCCCGGCGGCCGCATCCACGCCCTCGTCCAGAAGCCCGCCGGGGCCACCGGCCCCCTCCCGACCGTGTTCGACCTGCACGGCGGCCCCACCTGGCACGACAGCGACTCCTTCGCGGCGGGCCCGGCGGCCTGGGTGGACCAGGGGTACGCGGTGGTCCGCGTCAACTACCGGGGTTCCACCGGGTACGGGCGCGCCTGGACCGACGCGCTCAAGCACCGGGTCGGCCTGATCGAGCTGGAGGACGTGGCCGCGGTGCGCGAGTGGGCCGTCTCCTCCGGTCTCGCCGACCCCGAGCGCCTCGTCCTCACCGGCGGCTCCTGGGGCGGCTACCTCACCCTCCTCGGCATCGGCACCCAGCCGGAGGCGTGGGCGGTGGGCATCGCCGTGGTGCCGGTCGCGGACTACGTCACCGCGTACCACGACGAGATGGAGGCGCTGAAGGCCATGGACCGCACCCTCCTGGGCGGCACCCCGGAGGAGGTCCCGGACCGCTTCGCCGCGTCCTCCCCGCTGACCTACGTCGACCAGGTCAAGGCGCCCGTCTACATCTCGGCCGGCGTCAACGACCCCCGCTGCCCCATCCGCCAGATCGACAACTACGTCGACCGCCTGCGCGACCGGGGCGCCCCGCACGAGGTCTACCGCTACGACGCCGGCCACGGCTCGCTGGTGGTGGACGAGCGGATCAAGCAGGTCCGGCTCGAAATGGACTTCGCCGAGCGGCACTTGGGGGGTTCCGCGGAGTAG